The following proteins are co-located in the Zonotrichia albicollis isolate bZonAlb1 chromosome 1, bZonAlb1.hap1, whole genome shotgun sequence genome:
- the MSANTD3 gene encoding myb/SANT-like DNA-binding domain-containing protein 3 isoform X3: MTRTLGTASWQCRGYAWGTGGTGGFGKEDTFPPGPRRPRKGGGSKGGRKGMKRTKGSRKAPKIRTPRQERRRRQSALPGTSSPAGADTDAAPAGAGRPPGRRCPQLTGGPGSVREPGGAEGAPWCRTGTCHRPARDEARRGGGSPAWPGTALRGAGGRGRERDRERERERERGGRGSYRLFPRPPLGALARRRVGRRALSEEFWLLGKTVENAKRNNKAC; the protein is encoded by the coding sequence ATGACACGGACATTGGGAACGGCCAGCTGGCAGTGCCGGGGGTATGCCTGGGGAACAGGCGGCACAGGCGGGTTCGGCAAGGAGGACACGTTCCCACCCGGCCCGCGGCGGCCAAGGAAAGGGGGAGGAAGtaagggagggagaaagggaatGAAGCGAACGAAGGGAAGCAGGAAGGCCCCGAAGATCCGAACCCCACGCCAGGAGCGGCGCAGGCGGCAGAGCGCCCTTCCCGGCACTTCCAGTCCCGCCGGGGCGGACACAGACGCTGCTCCCGCCGGAGCCGGCAGACCGCCGGGCCGCCGCTGCCCTCAACTCACCGGCGGGCCGGGCAGCGTCCGGGAGCCCGGAGGAGCTGAGGGCGCTCCCTGGTGCCGCACCGGCACCTGCCACCGACCCGCTCGCGATGAGGCACGGAGGGGTGGCGGGAGCCCGGCCTGGCCGGGCACAGCACTGCGCGGTGCCGGCGGGCGGGGACGGGAACGGGATCGGGAACGGGAGCGGGAACGGGAGCGGGGCGGCCGCGGCAGCTACCGGCTCTTCCCGCGGCCGCCGCTGGGGGCGCTGGCGCGTAGGCGCGTGGGCCGCCGGGCGCTGTCGGAG